A region of Bombilactobacillus folatiphilus DNA encodes the following proteins:
- a CDS encoding APC family permease, whose amino-acid sequence MLALGSLIGSGWLFGAWEASAVAGPAAIISWILGAIIIGAIAYNYIELGTMFPESGGMSKFAQYSHGSLLGFIAAWANWISLITLLPIEAVAAVQYMSAWPFKWAHFTNQFMHNNTVTNRGLIMVFIFIIIFTLLNYWSVALLTHFTSAISLFKIAIPLLTVILLTISSFHPANYGHTWHSFMPYGSAPIFAATSVSGIIFSFDAFQTVINMGNEVRNPQKNIGRAITISLSISAVIYILLQSTFITSMTPHMLCHGWQGINFNSPFADLAILLNIYWLAILLYLDAFVSPFGTGVSFTASTSRALAAMVDNEHLPKFLGKLNQKYHTPRTAMVIDALLSMVMVGLFRSWASLATVICTSTLIAYLTGPTTVVALRKLAPHFKRPIVLKHLKLMAPLAFILTSLAIYWGMWPTTIQVIFIITLGLPIYFYYEAKAGWQTTKQELQGAAWLICYLIFMAIMSFIGSRQFNGQNWLHYPYDFLIIILCSGGFYYWGTHSYWQSRFLNQGYQINRKIKKETLF is encoded by the coding sequence ATGTTAGCCTTGGGATCTTTAATTGGTTCCGGCTGGTTATTTGGCGCTTGGGAAGCATCTGCCGTCGCAGGACCTGCAGCCATCATCTCTTGGATTTTGGGTGCCATTATTATCGGCGCCATCGCTTACAACTATATTGAATTAGGCACTATGTTTCCGGAATCCGGTGGTATGAGCAAATTTGCCCAATACAGTCATGGTTCGCTCTTAGGCTTCATTGCCGCGTGGGCCAATTGGATTTCGTTGATTACCCTATTGCCGATTGAAGCGGTCGCGGCCGTACAATATATGAGCGCTTGGCCATTCAAATGGGCGCATTTTACGAATCAATTCATGCACAATAACACGGTAACTAATCGCGGTTTGATTATGGTCTTCATTTTTATTATTATCTTTACATTGTTGAACTATTGGTCGGTCGCCTTACTGACCCATTTTACGAGTGCTATTTCGCTCTTTAAAATTGCGATTCCTTTGTTAACGGTGATTTTATTGACAATCAGTAGCTTTCATCCGGCCAATTATGGGCACACTTGGCATTCCTTCATGCCTTACGGTAGTGCGCCGATTTTTGCAGCAACGTCCGTGTCCGGAATCATTTTTTCATTCGATGCTTTCCAAACCGTAATTAACATGGGCAACGAAGTGCGTAATCCGCAAAAAAATATTGGTCGCGCTATCACAATTTCGCTAAGTATTAGTGCCGTCATTTATATTTTGTTACAAAGCACTTTTATTACATCCATGACGCCACACATGTTGTGTCATGGATGGCAAGGGATCAACTTTAATTCTCCCTTTGCCGATTTGGCTATTTTATTAAATATTTATTGGCTCGCAATCCTCTTATACTTAGATGCGTTTGTATCGCCATTTGGCACCGGTGTCTCCTTCACTGCTTCGACATCCAGAGCCTTGGCCGCCATGGTAGATAATGAACATTTACCCAAATTTTTGGGCAAGTTGAATCAAAAATACCATACGCCCAGGACCGCCATGGTGATCGATGCCTTGTTAAGCATGGTCATGGTGGGCTTGTTTCGATCATGGGCATCACTGGCGACCGTAATTTGTACGTCCACTTTAATTGCTTATCTGACGGGTCCGACCACTGTTGTTGCTTTACGTAAATTAGCACCACACTTTAAACGACCAATTGTCCTGAAGCATCTGAAATTAATGGCTCCGTTAGCCTTTATTCTCACGTCTTTAGCAATTTATTGGGGCATGTGGCCAACTACGATTCAAGTTATTTTTATTATTACCTTGGGTTTACCCATTTATTTTTATTATGAAGCCAAAGCCGGCTGGCAAACGACCAAGCAAGAACTGCAAGGAGCCGCGTGGCTGATTTGTTATTTGATTTTTATGGCGATCATGTCCTTTATTGGTAGTCGGCAATTTAATGGTCAAAATTGGCTCCACTATCCCTATGATTTTCTCATCATTATCTTGTGTTCAGGTGGCTTCTATTATTGGGGCACGCACAGTTACTGGCAGTCACGCTTTCTCAATCAAGGTTATCAAATTAACCGTAAAATCAAAAAAGAAACTCTATTTTAA
- a CDS encoding 6-phospho-beta-glucosidase, with the protein MGKTTTLRPDFLWGGAVAAHQLEGGWQAGGKGVSVADIMTAGANGVPRQITKGVQPDLYYPNHEAIDFYNRYPGDIKLFAEMGFKCFRTSIAWTRIFPNGDEDQPNEAGLKFYDDLFDECLKYDIEPVITLSHFEMPYHLVEEYGGWRSRKVIDFFVKFAEVVFKRYQHKVKYWMTFNEINNQSDYQNDFSIMTNSGLFKHDGENMEQTMYQAAHYELVASAEAVQIGHQINPEFQIGSMIAMVPLYPATSKPADVMKAQRANQARYWFEDIQSNGQYPKWLTAYQHNQGWDMDITLADLDVLKAGTVDYIGFSYYMSRAVSAHDDERVDYHYDEAADSVDNPYVEKSEWDWQIDPEGLRYAMNWLADRYDKPQFIVENGFGAVDQKEADGSVHDQYRIDYLKAHIEQMKLAVCEDGVDLMGYTPWGCIDLVSAGTGQMSKRYGFIYVDKDDEGNGTLERSKKDSFAWYQKVIASNGEDLS; encoded by the coding sequence ATGGGGAAAACGACAACGTTGCGACCAGATTTTTTATGGGGTGGAGCAGTGGCAGCTCATCAATTAGAAGGTGGCTGGCAAGCTGGCGGCAAGGGTGTCAGTGTTGCTGATATCATGACGGCCGGTGCTAATGGTGTCCCACGGCAAATCACCAAGGGTGTGCAACCAGATTTGTACTATCCAAACCATGAAGCAATTGACTTTTATAATCGTTATCCCGGCGATATCAAGCTATTTGCCGAGATGGGGTTCAAGTGTTTTCGGACTTCGATTGCGTGGACGCGGATCTTTCCAAATGGTGATGAAGACCAGCCTAATGAAGCAGGTTTAAAGTTTTATGATGATTTGTTTGACGAATGCTTGAAATATGATATTGAACCAGTGATTACTTTGTCCCATTTTGAAATGCCGTATCACTTGGTTGAAGAATATGGTGGTTGGCGCAGTCGCAAAGTGATTGATTTCTTTGTCAAATTTGCCGAAGTTGTTTTTAAGCGCTACCAACATAAGGTTAAATATTGGATGACTTTTAACGAAATCAACAATCAGTCGGACTATCAAAATGATTTTTCGATTATGACTAATTCCGGTTTATTCAAACATGACGGCGAAAATATGGAGCAAACGATGTATCAAGCCGCTCATTATGAGCTAGTGGCCAGTGCCGAGGCTGTCCAAATTGGGCATCAAATTAATCCTGAGTTTCAGATTGGTTCGATGATTGCGATGGTGCCGTTGTATCCAGCAACCTCTAAACCGGCAGATGTCATGAAAGCGCAGCGCGCCAACCAAGCGCGTTATTGGTTCGAAGATATTCAATCGAATGGTCAATATCCTAAATGGCTGACAGCTTATCAACATAATCAGGGCTGGGACATGGATATTACCTTAGCTGATTTGGATGTTTTAAAAGCCGGAACGGTTGATTATATTGGCTTTAGCTATTATATGTCGCGGGCGGTGTCGGCGCATGATGATGAGCGGGTCGATTATCATTATGACGAAGCGGCGGATAGCGTGGACAATCCTTATGTGGAAAAATCGGAGTGGGATTGGCAAATTGATCCCGAAGGTTTGCGCTATGCGATGAACTGGCTGGCAGATCGTTACGACAAACCGCAATTCATTGTTGAAAATGGGTTTGGTGCCGTGGATCAAAAAGAAGCAGATGGTTCAGTCCATGATCAGTATCGAATTGATTACTTAAAAGCACATATTGAACAAATGAAATTGGCTGTCTGTGAAGATGGTGTGGACTTGATGGGCTATACCCCATGGGGCTGTATTGATTTAGTTTCAGCTGGGACAGGGCAGATGTCTAAGCGTTACGGTTTCATTTATGTTGATAAGGATGACGAGGGCAACGGAACTTTGGAGCGTTCCAAGAAAGATTCCTTTGCTTGGTACCAAAAAGTCATTGCGTCTAATGGTGAAGATTTGAGTTAA
- the celB gene encoding PTS cellobiose transporter subunit IIC: MAQEKSKNSFLTTKLIPFFQKISAERHMVALRDGMAAAIPMIIIGSMFMIIAQFPVKGYLAFMAQTFGPHWADILQYITNASFHIMGLVAVAGISYNLAKSYKVDSFSAMIVAVGAFILTIPLKTDKAGNMWVPLKELDSSGLFIAILVGLFITDFYVWIVHKNWTIKMPASVPPAIINSFASLIPGALSLFLVWLIRLGVEATPMHSIPNVITFFLQDPLSKLSNTLPGALVAEGLVCVLWIFGIHGSNTVAGVMQPIWLSAMAQNAAALKAGHALPNIVTQQFFDNFVHMGGSGATLGLALMIAFLSKSKEYKTLGELVIGPAIFNVNEPIIFGLPIVMNYKMVIPFIAAPLTNVTTTYLAMKWGWVAKTMGVAVPWTTPPIMSGILATGHISGGVMQIINIILDTLIYYFFFKSMDNEKVKAEQALATE, from the coding sequence ATGGCACAGGAAAAGTCAAAAAATAGTTTTTTGACCACTAAATTAATTCCGTTTTTCCAAAAGATTTCAGCTGAACGACATATGGTTGCCTTGCGTGATGGGATGGCTGCCGCGATTCCCATGATCATCATCGGCTCCATGTTTATGATTATTGCGCAATTTCCTGTTAAAGGTTATTTAGCCTTCATGGCTCAGACCTTTGGTCCGCATTGGGCGGATATCTTGCAGTACATTACCAATGCGTCATTTCATATTATGGGCTTGGTTGCCGTTGCTGGTATTTCATATAATTTGGCGAAAAGTTATAAAGTCGATTCTTTTTCAGCGATGATTGTCGCCGTTGGAGCCTTTATCTTAACGATTCCGTTAAAAACCGATAAAGCCGGTAATATGTGGGTCCCATTGAAGGAATTGGATTCGTCTGGTTTATTCATTGCGATCTTGGTAGGATTATTCATTACTGATTTTTATGTCTGGATTGTCCACAAGAATTGGACCATTAAAATGCCCGCTAGTGTTCCACCCGCAATTATTAATTCATTCGCGTCTTTAATTCCCGGCGCATTGTCATTATTTTTGGTTTGGTTAATTCGTTTAGGTGTAGAAGCCACGCCAATGCATAGTATTCCTAATGTAATTACTTTCTTCTTACAAGATCCATTGAGTAAGTTGAGTAATACTTTACCCGGCGCGTTAGTTGCTGAAGGTTTAGTCTGTGTTTTGTGGATCTTTGGGATTCATGGTTCCAATACAGTGGCGGGGGTCATGCAGCCGATTTGGTTAAGTGCCATGGCGCAAAATGCGGCTGCCTTGAAAGCTGGTCACGCTTTACCAAATATTGTAACGCAGCAGTTCTTTGATAACTTTGTGCATATGGGCGGTTCTGGTGCAACTTTGGGATTGGCCTTGATGATTGCCTTTCTGTCCAAGAGCAAAGAGTATAAAACTTTGGGTGAATTAGTCATTGGTCCAGCAATTTTTAATGTCAATGAACCAATTATTTTTGGTTTGCCCATTGTGATGAATTATAAAATGGTCATTCCGTTTATTGCTGCACCTTTGACGAATGTGACGACGACTTATCTAGCTATGAAATGGGGTTGGGTCGCCAAAACCATGGGCGTGGCTGTTCCGTGGACGACACCACCAATTATGTCGGGTATTTTAGCAACGGGTCATATTTCTGGTGGAGTTATGCAGATTATCAATATTATTTTGGATACTTTGATTTACTACTTCTTCTTTAAGAGTATGGATAATGAAAAGGTCAAAGCCGAACAAGCTTTGGCAACTGAATAA
- a CDS encoding PTS sugar transporter subunit IIB, translating to MSEKTIMLVCAAGMSTSLLVSKMQKAAEEKGIEAKIFATAAADADAKIETEQPDVLMLGPQVSYMLDDFKGRVNIPVEVINMQDYGMMNGPKVLDEALSLLN from the coding sequence ATGAGTGAAAAAACCATTATGTTGGTGTGTGCCGCAGGCATGTCGACCAGTTTATTAGTCAGCAAAATGCAAAAAGCCGCCGAAGAAAAGGGCATTGAGGCCAAAATTTTTGCGACAGCGGCCGCAGATGCTGATGCTAAAATTGAGACTGAGCAACCTGATGTTTTAATGTTAGGACCGCAAGTTAGTTATATGTTGGATGATTTCAAAGGTCGGGTTAATATTCCGGTGGAAGTCATCAATATGCAAGATTACGGCATGATGAACGGTCCCAAAGTGTTAGATGAAGCTTTGAGTTTGCTCAATTAA
- a CDS encoding MurR/RpiR family transcriptional regulator, translating into MPINDLTKMQQKIYQYILDHKETVKDFSLRHLAEELDVAPASVLRTINRLGYQHYYEFCQQLNQEVAEDRLDDVTYQAQSYFAQAPEYETQMQQFLNLVFADTIFIFFGVGTSGDLASYGARQFVNHGREAFVISDPFYPVQLGKNSLKNHLLIVLSASGETAQTLDQVVNFYDHNAKIVSITNNPTNSLAELSDLNFSYEIPERIVGQGVNLTSQVPVVYLLERLAQVVHQCQ; encoded by the coding sequence GTGCCGATTAATGATTTAACTAAAATGCAACAAAAAATTTATCAGTATATTTTGGACCATAAAGAAACCGTAAAGGATTTTAGTTTGCGGCATTTGGCCGAAGAATTAGATGTCGCACCAGCTTCAGTTTTACGCACGATTAATCGCTTGGGATATCAACATTATTATGAATTTTGCCAGCAATTAAACCAAGAAGTTGCTGAAGATCGTTTAGACGATGTGACTTATCAAGCTCAAAGTTATTTTGCTCAGGCGCCGGAATATGAGACACAAATGCAACAGTTTTTGAATTTGGTGTTTGCGGATACAATTTTTATTTTTTTTGGTGTGGGAACTTCAGGCGATTTGGCCAGTTATGGTGCTCGCCAATTTGTTAATCACGGTCGGGAGGCTTTTGTGATTTCAGATCCATTTTATCCGGTGCAGTTGGGGAAGAATTCATTAAAAAACCATTTACTGATTGTTCTATCTGCCAGTGGTGAGACCGCCCAAACTTTGGATCAAGTGGTTAATTTTTATGATCATAATGCCAAAATCGTCAGCATCACAAATAATCCGACTAATTCGTTGGCGGAATTGTCGGATTTGAATTTTTCGTATGAAATTCCGGAGCGCATCGTGGGTCAAGGCGTCAATTTAACAAGCCAGGTACCGGTCGTTTATTTGCTTGAGCGGTTAGCGCAAGTTGTGCATCAATGTCAGTAA
- a CDS encoding tRNA dihydrouridine synthase — protein MVQIKSAYWQNVVERAQQHPAVAGLTQIPFFSMAPMEGVTDSVFRRVVAQAGGPDVYFTEFTNARSITHPKAKFTAQVRLNVAPGEQMPIAQIWGNRQIDFETASQDLKAHGYQAIDLNMGCPSATIIKNGGGSDLIRHLDDAAAVIAGAKTAGLPVSVKTRLGFNELDTYKTWIPFLLKQDIPLLTVHVRSRKEMSKVPAHYELIDELVALRDQYAPNTLLQINGDIKDRAAGLALVRQHPGVDGIMIGRGIFENPFAFEDTPKEHTLAENLHLLRMQLDLHDQFNAEHGPLNFRKLRRFFKIYVRHFDNASDLRVALMDSNSTDEARQLLDDFEQQMVAPEQIVIPIKKSSRQSNTDDQ, from the coding sequence ATGGTTCAAATTAAATCTGCCTACTGGCAAAACGTTGTCGAGCGTGCCCAACAACATCCTGCAGTCGCGGGCTTAACTCAAATTCCCTTTTTTTCTATGGCACCGATGGAAGGCGTCACCGATTCTGTTTTCCGGCGTGTCGTGGCACAAGCCGGTGGACCCGATGTTTATTTTACAGAATTCACCAATGCCCGCAGTATCACACATCCTAAGGCCAAATTCACCGCGCAAGTTCGTTTGAATGTCGCGCCTGGTGAACAAATGCCCATCGCACAAATTTGGGGTAATCGGCAAATTGATTTTGAGACAGCCAGTCAAGATTTGAAAGCTCATGGTTACCAAGCAATTGATCTTAATATGGGTTGTCCTTCCGCGACGATTATTAAAAATGGTGGCGGTTCTGATTTGATCCGCCATTTGGATGATGCGGCAGCTGTCATTGCGGGCGCGAAAACGGCGGGCTTACCCGTTTCAGTCAAAACTAGATTGGGTTTTAATGAACTTGACACCTACAAAACTTGGATTCCCTTTTTACTAAAACAAGATATTCCCCTATTAACCGTGCATGTCCGTTCACGCAAGGAAATGTCCAAAGTTCCCGCTCATTATGAACTAATTGACGAATTGGTGGCGCTCCGTGATCAATATGCGCCCAACACTCTGCTGCAAATCAATGGTGATATCAAGGATCGCGCAGCGGGCTTAGCGTTAGTACGCCAACATCCCGGTGTCGATGGCATTATGATTGGACGTGGCATTTTTGAAAACCCCTTTGCCTTTGAAGACACCCCCAAAGAACACACTTTAGCTGAAAATTTACATCTGTTACGTATGCAATTAGATCTGCATGATCAATTTAATGCCGAACACGGTCCGCTGAATTTTCGCAAATTACGCCGCTTTTTCAAAATTTACGTGCGGCATTTTGATAATGCTTCTGACCTCCGTGTGGCCCTAATGGATAGTAATAGCACCGACGAAGCCCGTCAACTCTTGGATGATTTTGAACAACAGATGGTCGCTCCCGAACAAATCGTCATTCCCATAAAAAAATCAAGCCGCCAGTCCAACACTGACGACCAATAA
- a CDS encoding ABC transporter permease, producing MSHLNIWQQLLYYYSHNGMYILQQFMRHFLISIYGVLFAAIVGIPIGIFIARNHKLGNFVISIANVIQTIPSLALLSIIMIVMGLGVNTVIVTVFLYSLLPIIKNTYTGMRNVDENIIDSGKGMGMTNFQILYMVRLPLSLSIIMAGIRNALVLAIGITAIGAFVGAGGLGDIIIRGTNATNGGALILAGALPTALMSIISDSLLNLLEKWLKPAGLDD from the coding sequence ATGTCTCATTTAAATATTTGGCAACAATTGCTTTATTATTACAGTCACAACGGGATGTACATCCTCCAGCAATTTATGCGCCACTTTCTGATTTCGATCTATGGCGTCTTATTCGCGGCCATTGTTGGGATTCCGATCGGGATTTTCATCGCTCGCAATCATAAATTAGGCAATTTTGTCATCAGTATTGCCAACGTCATTCAAACGATTCCCTCACTAGCGCTTTTATCCATCATCATGATTGTGATGGGGCTAGGTGTTAATACCGTGATTGTGACTGTCTTCTTATACTCGCTGCTGCCGATTATCAAAAACACTTATACGGGTATGCGCAATGTTGACGAAAATATTATTGATTCTGGTAAGGGCATGGGGATGACGAATTTTCAAATTTTATACATGGTTCGTCTGCCCCTGTCATTATCCATTATCATGGCAGGCATTCGGAACGCATTAGTTTTAGCAATCGGAATTACGGCTATCGGAGCCTTCGTTGGCGCTGGTGGTTTAGGTGATATTATTATCCGCGGCACCAATGCCACCAATGGCGGTGCTTTAATTTTGGCCGGCGCATTACCAACAGCCTTGATGTCCATCATTTCGGATTCATTATTGAATTTATTAGAAAAATGGCTCAAACCGGCGGGCTTAGATGATTAA
- a CDS encoding osmoprotectant ABC transporter substrate-binding protein → MKKKLLRGFLALTLLLTTLTTSGCSLPGLSSAQGSGNTVRIASLNTTESQIIANIISELIDHETNYQTSIVNNLGSAPLMHQALIRGDADIQAVSYSGTELTTTLNLPPTKNADKATKTVAKTVKKRYNQTLFPTYGFENKFAFMVTQQTAQKDHLQKVSDLNKIADSSTIGVDANWLNRKGDGYKDFTKYYGFEFVKAYPMQIGLVYSALASKKMDVVLGYSTDGRVDSYHLKQLQDDKKFFPPYKCSMLVNNSLLKKDPQLKPILHRLDNKIDVHTMRKLNYQVDDQLLEPQVVAQKFLQENHYFRGDK, encoded by the coding sequence ATGAAGAAAAAATTATTACGCGGTTTTTTAGCTCTGACCTTACTCTTAACCACACTGACTACTAGTGGTTGCAGCTTACCGGGATTATCGTCAGCGCAAGGTAGTGGCAACACCGTACGGATCGCCTCATTGAACACTACCGAATCACAGATTATCGCTAACATTATTAGTGAATTAATTGATCATGAAACTAATTACCAAACATCAATCGTCAACAATTTAGGTTCGGCTCCGCTAATGCATCAAGCCTTAATCAGAGGAGATGCCGATATTCAAGCAGTATCTTACAGCGGTACCGAATTGACCACTACTTTGAACTTGCCGCCAACCAAAAATGCTGATAAAGCGACTAAAACGGTGGCCAAAACTGTCAAAAAGCGTTATAACCAAACTTTATTTCCGACCTATGGTTTTGAAAACAAATTTGCCTTCATGGTGACGCAACAAACGGCTCAAAAAGACCATCTCCAAAAAGTTTCTGATCTCAACAAGATCGCCGACAGCTCCACAATCGGAGTAGACGCCAACTGGCTCAATCGCAAAGGTGATGGCTACAAAGATTTCACTAAATATTATGGATTTGAATTTGTGAAAGCTTATCCCATGCAGATTGGTTTAGTCTACTCCGCGTTAGCTTCCAAGAAAATGGACGTGGTTTTGGGATATTCGACTGACGGACGCGTGGATAGCTACCATCTTAAACAATTACAAGATGATAAAAAATTCTTCCCACCATACAAATGTTCCATGTTAGTTAATAATTCTTTATTAAAAAAAGATCCACAGTTAAAACCTATCTTACATCGTTTGGATAACAAAATTGATGTCCACACCATGCGCAAATTAAATTATCAAGTTGATGATCAGTTACTGGAACCTCAAGTTGTCGCGCAAAAATTTTTACAGGAAAATCATTATTTCCGAGGTGATAAGTAG
- a CDS encoding ABC transporter permease, translated as MSSFLAQHGSELLVKTWEQIYISLIALGLGIIVAVPLGVVLSRFPKTANVVMNIASMLQTIPALALLALMIPVFGIGQLPAIIALFIYSLMPILRNTYIGMKGVNPDIIDSAKGIGMTNWQSIIKVEVPLAMPVIMSGIRLSAIYVIAWSTLASYIGAGGLGDFIFNGLNLFQPDLIFGGTIPVIILAILTDYLLGKLEAKLTPISSKTK; from the coding sequence ATGAGTAGTTTTTTAGCCCAGCACGGTTCAGAGCTCTTAGTTAAAACGTGGGAACAAATCTATATTTCCTTAATTGCTTTAGGCTTGGGGATTATCGTGGCGGTGCCGTTAGGCGTTGTCTTATCACGATTTCCCAAAACTGCTAATGTGGTAATGAATATTGCCAGTATGTTACAGACAATTCCTGCATTAGCTTTATTAGCGCTCATGATTCCTGTCTTTGGGATCGGCCAGCTGCCGGCCATTATTGCGCTCTTTATTTACAGTTTAATGCCAATTTTGCGCAATACTTATATTGGGATGAAAGGCGTGAATCCTGATATCATCGATTCCGCTAAGGGGATCGGCATGACTAATTGGCAGTCCATCATCAAAGTTGAAGTGCCCCTAGCGATGCCTGTCATTATGTCTGGTATTCGGTTATCTGCCATTTACGTCATTGCTTGGTCAACTTTAGCCTCTTATATTGGTGCCGGTGGTTTAGGCGATTTTATTTTCAACGGCTTAAACTTATTCCAGCCGGATTTGATTTTCGGCGGGACAATTCCTGTCATTATTCTTGCTATTTTGACTGATTATCTATTAGGAAAATTGGAAGCCAAACTGACGCCAATTTCCAGCAAGACTAAATAA
- a CDS encoding betaine/proline/choline family ABC transporter ATP-binding protein (Members of the family are the ATP-binding subunit of ABC transporters for substrates such as betaine, L-proline or other amino acids, choline, carnitine, etc. The substrate specificity is best determined from the substrate-binding subunit, rather than this subunit, as it interacts with the permease subunit and not with substrate directly.), whose protein sequence is MADNNTPMVEFKNVTKIYKGKTPAVSNANIKIEKGEFCCFIGTSGSGKTTLMRMINRMNSITSGQVLINGEDVNSFNAVDLRRKIGYVIQNNGLMPHMTIKDNIILVPKLLKWPKEKLEQRAKELIQLAELPESYLDRYPSELSGGQQQRIGVVRALAADQDLILMDEPFGALDPITRENLQDLVQKLQQDTGKTFVFVTHDMDEALKLATHIVIMHDGQVVQNDTPTNILQKPANEFVENLIGEERLAEAKHDTVQVQEVMLKTPVKINLGASLKEALVLMKERHVDTLLVTDDTDHLKGMISVDRLEQKYHKASGVSDILEKQLYTVKPDAYLRDTVDRILKRGVSYVPVVDDNHILVGIVTRSALVNLVYNTIWGDNDPLAETKTNSSNKGADSENE, encoded by the coding sequence ATGGCAGATAATAATACACCAATGGTCGAGTTTAAAAACGTTACAAAAATTTATAAAGGTAAAACGCCCGCTGTTAGCAATGCTAACATCAAAATTGAAAAAGGTGAATTTTGTTGTTTTATCGGAACCTCCGGCTCTGGTAAAACCACCTTAATGCGCATGATTAACCGCATGAATAGCATCACTTCTGGTCAAGTGTTAATTAACGGTGAAGATGTGAATAGTTTTAATGCTGTGGACCTGCGGCGCAAAATCGGTTACGTAATTCAAAACAACGGCTTAATGCCCCATATGACAATTAAAGATAACATTATTTTGGTACCCAAATTGCTCAAATGGCCCAAAGAAAAGCTAGAGCAACGTGCTAAAGAATTGATTCAATTAGCTGAATTGCCGGAATCTTATTTAGACCGTTATCCATCTGAACTATCTGGCGGTCAACAACAAAGAATCGGCGTCGTGCGGGCTTTGGCGGCGGATCAAGACTTAATCTTGATGGACGAACCGTTTGGTGCTTTAGATCCGATTACCCGTGAAAATTTACAAGATTTAGTCCAAAAATTACAACAAGACACTGGCAAAACTTTTGTCTTCGTAACCCACGATATGGACGAAGCTTTGAAGTTAGCCACGCATATCGTCATCATGCATGATGGTCAAGTCGTTCAAAATGATACACCCACGAATATTTTGCAGAAACCTGCGAACGAATTTGTTGAAAACTTAATTGGTGAAGAACGGCTGGCTGAAGCTAAGCATGATACCGTGCAAGTCCAAGAAGTCATGCTGAAAACTCCTGTCAAAATTAATTTAGGCGCTTCGTTAAAGGAAGCCTTGGTATTAATGAAAGAACGCCACGTCGATACCCTATTAGTCACTGATGATACCGATCATCTCAAGGGCATGATTAGTGTGGATCGTTTGGAACAAAAATATCATAAAGCATCTGGCGTCAGTGACATTCTAGAAAAGCAACTTTACACGGTGAAACCTGATGCTTATTTGCGTGATACCGTTGATCGAATTCTCAAGCGGGGTGTCAGTTACGTGCCAGTTGTTGACGATAATCATATTTTAGTGGGAATCGTCACTCGTTCGGCCTTAGTTAACTTAGTTTACAACACCATTTGGGGCGATAACGATCCGCTTGCTGAAACCAAAACTAATTCCAGCAATAAGGGAGCTGACAGCGAAAATGAGTAG